In Spirosoma sp. KUDC1026, the sequence GGCTGGGATTGGCTTGTTTATTACGCTCATCGGTTTTGAAAATGCCCGGTTCATTATCGCCAATCCCGCTACGTTGGTCGGTGTGGCTTCGCTAACCGACCCGATTGTCTTGACGTTTGTATTTGGCCTCCTGCTGACGAGTGTACTGGTCGTACGAAACGTACAGGGAGCCATTATCATCGGTATTACGCTGACCACACTGGCGGCCTGGCCTATTGGCCGGTACTGGGGCGATGCGTCGGCCATCAACCTGGGGCAAAAAACGCTGGTCAACTTTCAGGGAATCTGGGCGGCCCCGGATTTCAGTCTGCTGGGCGCGCTAGACCTAGTTGGGTCGCTGCAGTGGTCACTCTGGCCCGTTATTTTTGCCTTTGCCTTTACCGATCTCTTCGACAGTCTATCTACCTTTGTTGGCGTGGCCGAAGCCGGAAATCTTTACGACAAAACCGGCCCCACCGCCGGGCAGCCCCGCAATCTGAGCCAGTCCATGCTGACCGATGCCGTAGCGACGGCTCTGGCGGGGCTGGTGGGCACCAGCCCCGGTACGTCCTACATCGAATCGGCGGTGGGTATCGCGCAGGGAGGACGTACGGGCCTGACGGCTATCGTAGCCGGGTGCTGCTTTCTGCCCTTTCTGTTTTTATCCCCTCTCCTGTCGGTGATTCCGTCGATTGCCACGGCTCCGGCGCTGGTGCTAGTCGGCGCTTTTATGATGAAGCCCGTTACCCGCATCAACTGGGAGCAACTGGACGATGCGCTCCCCGCGTTCCTGGCGCTGGTGCTGATTCCCTTTAGTTACTCAATCACGCAGGGCCTCATCTGGGGATTTCTGTCGTGGACAGTTATTAAAGTCGCCGTCGGTAAACGGCAGGAAGTGCCGCTGGGCCTCTGGATCGTGGATGCGTTTTGCCTACTGGCGCTGGTAGCCGGTCACTGAGTTTCTTTTTACGTCGGCTTGTCCGGCTAACCTGATTTATGAAAAAACTACTTATTACGTCGTTCCTCTTTATTACAATTTCGCAGGCCCTGACGGCACAAACGTACAAATCCCGGCCAATCACCGGCTTGCTGGGTGCCTTTGGTGCGGAAGTTACCTTAGTGCGTCAAAGCCTGAAAAAGCCCAAAACGGTCCTGGTTGACGGCGTCAAGTTCACGACGGGTATGCTGGGCAAACAACGGGTGGTTGTTGCCGAAACGGGTATCGGCAAGGTCAACGCGGCAATGACAACCGCGCTGCTGCTCGAACATTTTCATCCGGAGCGGGTGCTGTTTACCGGTATTGCGGGGGGGACCAACCCCGAACTGCAACCCGGTGATATTGTGATTGGCCAGCGAACGGCCCACCACGATTACGTGTCCATCACCGACAAGAGCCAGCCTACGCGTCAGACCCGCAACGCGCTCAGTTACGAATTCAACCCGATGTATTTTCCGGCCGATTCTAATCTATTATCGCTGGCTCAGCGCACGGCTAAAACAGTTACGCTCGAAGGGATTCCGCTGGCGTCCGGTGGTGTATCAGACCGGCCGGTTCAGGTCATTACGGGGACCATCGTGACGGGCGATGCGTTCATTGCCTCGGCCGAAAAAGGGAAAACGCTACGGGCAGATTTCCAGGCCGACGCTACCGAAATGGAAGGGGCCGCCGTGGCGCAGGTCTGCTATCAGATCAACGTGCCGCACCTCATTATTCGTAGTCTGAGCGACCGCGCCGACGCCGAAGCGCACATTGCCTACGATAAATTCTACCCCGTTGCCGCCCGAAATTCGGCCAAACTAGTATTGGCAATTGTGCGGGCGTTATAAACTTCGTTGGCTGAGTTGGTAGTCAGCTTCTCTTTTTAGTTTCTTCTTTTTACCGGAAAAAGCGAATCAACTACCGAATAGACTGGCTTTTTCTTCATATTGCCCCCCTATACTCGTTTAGCCCGCAGGCTTTATCCTTAATGACTGATACGTCACCAACACAAGCGACCAATCCATTTCAATCGTTCTGGTGGGCCGGTTACGAATGTACCGACCAACTCAACTGCTTCGGAAATCGGGTTGACTTTCTCCCCTTAACTGGTCATTTACAGCTGCTTCAGCAGGATTACCAAGACCTTGGCCCGTTTTCGATAAAAACGGTACGGGAAGGTATCCGCTGGAGCCAGATCGAAAAGACAGCTTACCAATACGACTGGTCGGTTGTCGAAACGATGCTGACTGAAGGCAAACGCCAGGGTATTCAGCAGGTTTGGGACTTGTGCCACTTCGGCTACCCCGACGATCTGACGCCCCTGCATCCGATGTTTGCCCGCCGATTTGCGGCCCTTTGCCGGGCGTTTGTTCGTTTCTACCGCGACCGTTATCCCGATGATACGTTAATCGTTACGCCCATCAACGAAGTAAGTTTTATTTCCTGGCTGGGCGGAGATGCCCGCGGTACGTCGCCGTATTGCACCAGACAGGGCTGGGAAGTGAAACGGGGACTGATGCGGGCCTATATTGAAGGTGTAGCCGCCATGCGTGAGATAGATCCCCGCGTTCGGATACTGACGACGGAGCCGCTGGTTCATATGGTTCCGCCAACGTTTGCCACCGAGAAGGAAATCATGGATGCCGCGATCGCCGATGAAAACCAGTTTCAGTCGGTCGATATGCTGGCGGGTTACATTTCTTCCGACTTGGGCGGCTCTCCCGATTACCTCGACATACTCGGTTTCAATTATTACTACAACAACCAGTGGGTCAATAAAACAGGTACGTTCCTGGGTTGGGCCGACGCCATTCCGGATCCGCGCTGGGTACCATTCCGGCAATTGCTGATGAAGGCGTACCGGCGGTACGAAAAACCTATTGTCCTGACGGAAACAAGTCACCCTGGCGTTGACCGTCCCGGCTGGATCGACATGATCGGGCGTGAGTGCGCGGCTGTGCTCCGGGAAGGCGTCCCACTCTGGGGGGTCTGTCTCTATCCTATCGTTGACCGACCAGATTGGGATCACCTGGACCGCTGGCACCATTCCGGACTTTGGGATGCCGATCTGAGTGTTAGTCCTCCGGGTCGTATCCTGGCCGAGCCTTACGCCCAATCGTTGCTGAAAGCCCAGCAAACAGTCACAGATGCACTAACAACCCCGGTTAAACCCGCCAGTGACCTACTGGTGCCGTAATAGCGAACCCTGCTTAAAAGGATACTGAATTGATGTTCATCAGTATACCGACTTAAGCAGGGTTTTTACCTGTTCAGCGTCTTCGAAATTAACCGTCGTCCTGTCCAGATACCGATCTATCTCCTTCTTCTTGCCACGCAGCAATCGGGTCAAACTGCGATACGATGCCCAGTACATTCGATCGTTATTATCGACAACGTACAGCAAGGACTTCTGGCGTATTACCTGGGCCGATGCATTATTCTGCCACATAAACTCGTTCCCCTGGCTCGCTATAAGCAGGCTGTTGGGTACCGTACTCGTTGAGTCGGTTTTGAGTTGTTGGCTGGATGCATTAGAGCCATTTCCGTAAACGAATACCTTTACAGCCCTGGCTAACCGAAGTTCCGGGTACGTCGCTATTATTTCCAGGTCATCATCTCCATCGCGTTTCCCAGGCAGGTATCGTTTGTCATCGATTAGTACGTGCCGGATAAAGATTTTGTTCGTCAGCTGAAGCGTATCGCCCTGATCGCTGATAAATACCAGCTTAGCCAGTGCACAGTTGTAGTTCATTCTGGCTCGTTGTCGGGACCCGTTGCGGAACGTAACGAGCCCATCGCGGAACGAACGATGCAGATAGACCGCTACAGGCTGGCTTTGACCGAAATTCAGTTCGCTTGTTGGCGGTTCCAGATAGAGCAGCAGGGGAAGTAAAAGAGTTTGCAGCATGAGGGTATGAATAGTATTAAACAGTAGTTCTTTAGAAAGATGCGCTGTCTGGCACCTGATACTCAGCGTTCTTTACTTAATTTCAGGCCGTCATTTCTTTATTGGCAGCATCATTTTCTCTCCGTGCTTTATGAAACTCTCCCCCTATTTACTAATTTTTCTACTGGTACCCACACTGCTGTTTGGCCAAAAACTAAAGCCGGGGTTCGACAAGGCCGAATACATTGAACTGATGCGCGTATTTGCCAAACAGGTTGATACCATTCCGGCCAATGTGATCCCCCCTCCGACCCGGTTCAAGTTCGTGTATCGGTCGCCCATTGTCGGGCTGGATAACCGGTGGGATCTGTGGACAAGCACTGACTCAGTAGCGATACTCAGTATCCGCGGAACAACGCTAAACCCTGTGGGCTGGCTGGAGAACTTTTACGCGGCCATGGTCCCCGCCAAAGGGCAGCTTACCCTGACGAACAACTACCAGTTCGACTATGAACTGGCGCAGAACCCAAGAGCTGCCGTGCACATCGGCTGGCTGATTGGTACGGCTTTTCTGACGCAGGATATTCTACCTAAACTCGATTCCTGCGTCAGAGCCGGTGTCAAAAACGTGTACGTACTGGGCCATAGTCAGGGGGGAGCTATTGCGTTTCTGCTTACCTCACACCTGAGGCAGCTGCAGCGAACCGGAAAAATTCCGGCTGGTGTTCAGTTTAAAACGTATTGTAGTGCGGCCCCCAAGCCTGGTAATCTGTACTATGCCTATGAATACGAAGCCCAGACGACCGGTGGCTGGGGCCTCAACGTCGTCAATGCTGCCGATTGGGTGCCTGAAACGCCCATTACGATTCAGACGCTGGACGATTTCAGCAATACGAACCCGTTTTCCAATCTGCCCGAAGCCCTGAAAAAGCAGAAGTTTCCCAAGAACCTGGCGCTGAAATACGTGTTCAATCAACTCTCGAAACCCGCCCGTAAAGCCCGGAACAATTACCAGAAGTACCTGGGCAAGTTTGCCGGACGTTACGTTAAAAATAACCTGAAGGAATATATTCCTCCAACCTTCTTCCAGTCCAGTCATTACGTCCGCACGGGTACGACCATCGTTCTGCTCGGCGACGAAACCTACTACCAGAAATTTCCCGACAGCAAAACAAACATTTTCGCCCACCATCTGCTAAGCCCGTACATATATCTGGCGGAGAAGATGAAGTAAAAAATGGAGAAAGAAGGAAATGGAGAATGGAACAAGAAATGCCAACCTCAGCCTTTACGGCAACTCAACCCCTTCTCCTTGTTCCCCCTTCTCCTTGTTCCCCCTCCTCCCTTTCCTCTTCTTTTATAAATATATCTCCACCATCTTCTTCCAATCCTCGACCTGGTGGGCGCGGCCCTGCCAGATGTGGAGTTCATGGGGAATACCTTTGGCACGCAGGCCCTCGCAGAGCTGAACGTTACTGTCCAGAAACGGGTCTTCGTTACCAATGGTCATGACAAACTCCAGTTTCCGAAGCTGGTCAAGCAGGTCCGGATCAGACAGATTGGGAAGAAAATGGTTGGGGCTGTTGTAGTAGATATCTTCGTCGTAATAATCGTCGAATAGACTTCTGAACTCGGCAATGGGCTCCGAGAGGGCGTACCGGCCGCTCAGGGCCACCACCTTACCAAACTGTTGCGGGTGACGCAACGCAATGTTCATCGCATGGTAGGCTCCCAGGCTACAGCCGTGTGAAATCAGAAAGGGATGGGGATTGAGCTGCTGCGACAGTGGAATTACTTCATTCAGTATATAGGCTTCGTACTGCTCATGCCGCCGGATGCGGTGATAAGGATGAATGTGCCGGTTGTAGATACTTTCGCGGTCGATGCTATCCACACAATAGAGCTGCAACCAGCCTTTTTCTATTTTTTCGGCCAACGTCTGCACCAGCCCAAAATCTTCGTATTCGTAGAACCGTCCCCGCCGGGTCGGGAAAACCAGGACTCTTGTTCCGGCATGTCCGAAAACAAGCAATTCCATATCCCGATCCAGATGCGGGCTGAACCATTTGTGATACGTACGCTGCATAAACAACTCACTTCATAACGTCAAACGAAGTTGGAACACAAAGGCATAAGCCGTACACAGGAGTGCGTAAAGAAATCATTAAAAAATGCGTATCTGGTCCTGAAGCGCCTTCTTCCAGACCAGATACCCTTCCGGGTTTAGGTGCAGTCCGTCGGCTTCAAACAGTTCCCGGCGGGGGCGTCCGTTGCCATCCAGCAGGGGTGCTGTCATGTCAATTGCCTGCCAGTCGGGATAATGGCTGATTTCTTGGCTGACAAATTTATTGGCCAGCCGAATGGACTCGGCCAGGCGCCAGCGGGCGGGGCTGATTTTGATGGTCAGGTAAGCAAGTGGAACACCCGGCAATCGCTGGCGCATCTGTTCGGCTAGGGCCCGAAAAAACAGGAATACTTCCTCCGGTAATCGACTGTCACCCAGATCATTATCACCAGCGTAAAAGACAACGGCTTTAGGATTAGCGGGCACGACTAGGCGCTCAAAAAACCAGGCGCAGGCGGCCAGTGTCGAGCCGCCAAAGCCCAGGTTTACGGTATTCTGTTCGGGAAAATCGGCGGCCAGGGTTTTCCAGAGCCGGATGGATGAACTTCCGTAAAAAACCACCCGATCATCAGCGGGCGGCAGTTGCTTTATCTTCGTTTCGAGTTGTTGAACTTCGTTATCGTACCAGTGCATACGGTATTTTGCGGGCGCGGTTTGTCTAATTCGTTACCTTATTAACCGGCGTATCGGGAACAGGTTTATTTTGCGCGGCAACATTTGTCATCCACCGGCGTATCAGATTGGCGAGGGGACGGAATTCGATCAGAAAGCCATCGTGCCCATACAGGGAATCAATCTCTTCGTAAACGGCGTCGGGAATATGACGGGCCAGGAACTGCTGCTCGGTGGGCGGGAACAGCAGATCCGAGCGGATACCCACCACCAGCGTCCGGGCTTTAATCTGACCCAGCGCGTTCAGGATACTGCCCCGGTTTCGCCCAACGTTGTGCGAATCCATCACCTTCGACAGCACCCAGTACGTAAAGGCATTGAATCGGTCGGCGATTTTTTCACCCTGATACCGCTGGTAACCGGCCGCTTTGAAGTCATCCAGTTGCTCATTGTTATCGAGTGCCTGCGTAAACCCGTACGTATCGTAGTTCCGGTAGGAGATCATCGCCATCGCCCGGGCCGCTTTCATGCCATTTGCACCGGCATCGTCGCGTTTTTCGCGCCAGGTCGGGTCGGCTTCGATAGCCATCCGCTGGGCTTCGTTGAAGGCGATACTCCAGGGTGAGGCAACGGCACTGCTGGCGATCAGGATCAGGTTGTCGATCAGACTGGGGTGCAGAATGGCCCACTCGGCCGCCTGCTCCCCGCCTACCGAGCCGCCAATGCAGGTCTGAATTTTTTCGATGCCTAGCTCCTGCCGCAGCAGATCCAGGGCGCCTACCATATCGCGGATGGTGACCGACGGGAAGTCATGGTAAAAGGGTTTGCCCGTCTCCGGATTATCTGACAGCGGCCCCGTTGAGCCGTAACAGGAACCCAGTACGTTGGCACAAACAATGAAATCGCGGGCCGGGTCGAAATATTTTCCGGTGCCGATCATGCCCCCCCACCAGTCATTCACGTTGGCGTTGCCCGTCAGGGCGTGACATACCCAAACGACATTGGAGCCATCGGCATTGAGCGTACCCTGTGTCGAATACGCCAGTCGGAAACCCGGCAGGTATTCACCAGATTCCAGGGGGAAACGATATTTATAGTCGAAATACGAAATATTCATAGTGGGTCTTTACCGGGCTACGCTGTTTACCCGCAAAAGAGGACTGAATAAAGGACTGGAAAGCGCTGAGCGTCAGTATCAATAAGCGAACAGACTGATGCGTAGGCAGATACCCCTCGACCACTCCCGGTGCTGGGGTGAGACGGGGTGCTAATAAGCCTCCGGGAACGGGTGTTGTCTGTTACAGCGCATGTGAATAACCGATTTATAGTCCCTAACAGTCCGCCGTCTCATCCGGGACGCAGCGGTTGCTTTAGGCAGGAGTTAGCACCTTGCCGTGTGGTAGGTTGCCAGCGATTCGCAGAGCCTGATCTCTCCTCGCTTCTTTATAAATCAATTGGCACCGGCAAAAGAAGACCGGCGCGCAGGAATTGACTTGATGCCGCAAGTATACTAGGCAAACGGCGCAGAACCAAACCCAGGGGCTATTTTCTCCCCGTTGGCTCAATCAAAAAAATGTTCCGTTGCTAACCACTTGCCAAGTGCCCGCGTTGTTTACCTTTGCAATAAGATCACATTACCATGAGCCAGCCTACCTACCGTTATAATCGTGAGAACGCCACTCGTATGGCAGGCACAACCTCGCTGAAAGACGCCATCGGGCAGTTGCTCAAAGCGTACCAACTCCAGACGCGCTTCAACGAAACGTATCTGGAAGCGTTCTGGGGACGTATCATGGGACAAAGCATTGCCTCCCGCACCAACCGGCTCTACGTCCGCGACCGGAAGCTGTTCATTGAGATAGCCTCCGCCCCCCTCCGCAACGAGCTCGTTAACGCCAAACAGAAACTGATTCAGCTCGTCAATAAAGACATGGGCACCGACGTCATCGACGACGTCGTGTTTATCTAGGAGATAAAAGACATAGGGTACGTAAAAAGAAAGACGAAAGCCAAAAGATACCGGTATCTCTTGGCTTTCGTCTTTCTTTAGTTTTGAAGCATTGGTACAGGTTGCGTTTTATGGTGTTCAAATTTGCGCTAGCTTACCGGCTGTTTTGAGTGCTGACCTGTATCTACCTGTCTGTTAACCCCTTGCCCGTGCTCATGTCAACAAGATCAGCTATCTTATCAGGCTTTATCGTTGCGAAATTCGTCCTGCAATACTTTCTTATTCTCCCAGACTACGATTTACACCGGGATGAGTATCTGCATCTCGATCAGGCGAATCATCTAGCATGGGGATACTTATCGGTCCCACCGGTTACGTCCTGGATTGCCCTATTCATCAGTGGGCTCGGCAGATCGGATCTGCTGGTTCGCTTTTTCCCGGCCCTCTTCGGCGCGTTGACAATCCTGGTAGTCTGGAAAACGGTAGAAACACTGAAAGGAGGTCTGTTTGCCTGCGTGCTGGCGGCTACATGTATTTTATTTTCTGTCCTGCTACGCCTGAATCAGTTGTTCCAGCCCAACTCGCTGGATGTGTTAGGCTGGACAACACTGTATTACGTAGCCATTAACTACATCCAGTCCACTGATAAACGATGGCTTTACGCCTTTGCGGTTGTTTTTGCGGTTGGCTTTCTGAATAAGTATAACCTTGTTTTCCTGCTGATTGGCTTTATTCCGGCTCTGCTGCTGACGCCACAGCGCGCACTCCTGGCAAACCGGCATGTGTATCTGGCTCTGCTGGTCGGCCTTCTGCTGATTTCACCTAATCTGATCTGGCAGTACCAGAACGACTTCCCCGTCTTTCATCACATGAAATTGCTGGCCAAAACCCAATTGGTCAATGTGAACCGGGCCGATTTTCTGAAAGAGCAGGTCTTATTTTTCATCAGCTCCCTGATCGTCATCGTTGCGGGCTTATACGGGCTCCTGTTTTACAAGCCCTTCCAGGCCTACCGCTCTTTCTTTTTTGCCTTTGTTTTTACGTTAGCCACCTTCACCTTTTTACGAGCCAAGGGCTACTACGCTATCGGCATCTATCCAATTTATGTGGCTTTCGGCGCGGTGTTTCTCTCGGTAATTATACAGACCAGATGGTTGAAGGTCGCTTTGTTGGTCGTTCCTCTGCTGCTGTTTATTCCGATATACAGGGTCGCTTTTCCGAATAAAACACCGCAGGAGATCGCCCGCAATGCCGAGCGTTACCAGAAACTGGGTCTTCTGCGCTGGGAAGACGGTAAGGACCATGAACTGCCCCAGGATTTTGCGGATATGCTCGGCTGGCGGGAACTGGCAGCCAAGGTTGATGCGGCTTACGTTCGTCTCGGCGATCCAAAGACAACCTTGGTTCTCTGCGATAATTACGGGCAGGCCGGAGCGATCAATTATTACTCGAAGCAGCACATCAACGCCGTTACGTTCAACGCTGATTACATCAACTGGTTTGAGCTTGACAAAAAGTACAGGCACCTCATCCGGGTCAAAGAATCCGCTGGACGAGCAACAGAAATAAACGAGACCGGGCCGTTATTCGCCACTGCCTACGTAGCAGATTCCATTACGAATCCACTAGCCCGGGAGCGTGGTACAACCATCTTTGTCTTTCAGCAGGCCAACGTTGATATCAACAGCCGACTTGCCAAAGAGATCGCCGAAGAACGCTGGTAACCTGGTTAGATGAGAGAGGTTAGACGAAAGATGAAAAGACAAAAGACCAATGCTGGTATCTATCGTCTTATATCTAACATCTTCTTTCATCTTACATATCTTGTCTTACGTCTCCCCTCAAAACTGAATCATCAGGGTTTTGCGCTCTTCCTGCATAGTGATGGGTTCGGGTAGAAAGGTGGCGTTTAGCCCCTGCCGTTTGCACATTGCCAGCCACTCCCGCTCAGGTATAACCAGGAAGCCGTTCTCTTTCCGAATAGTGTAGTATGAGGAGAACCGAAGCCTGAACAGCAGCTTCAGCATCATCAGCAATTGCCCCTGTCGAAGCGATTTTCCCAGAATACTGACAATGTCACCCAGCATTCCTTCCGCCACGATCAGGTCGCAGATCAGCGCTTTGGCCCCTGGAGCCGCTACCTTCTTGATCTGGGCCAGCAGTTGTTCCACTTCAGCCGCGTTACGGTAGTATTGCACTACGCTCATGACGATGATCACATCAAACTTCTTTCCGTCAATAACCGAAAAGTTCAGGTAGTCGTCAGCATCCAGATCGTGGAAACGGACGTTCGGGTGGGCAGCGTGTTTGGCGCGGGCAATTTCGTTATACCGCTTCGAGATGTCAATCCCATCAATTTCGGCCACCCGGTCATGCCAGGCGTCTTCCAGATTAGCCGGACCGGAGCCGATGTCCAGTACCCGCCGTGTTTTCGACAGCGGGACGTACTGCTCAACTCGCGCCAGGAAGTAATTATAGTTGGCAGTCATCGAGTCGTCGAACTCGTTTTCCTGCTGCCAGAAATCAAGCCAGGTTTCGGCCATATTGTTACAGAAGAAGGGAGGACAAAGGTAACGACAGCTTTTTTGTTTTCGACAGGATTAGTGCCGCGGCCCGGCAGTCGCCGGGTCGATAAAGGTTCATGGACAGGATTAATAGGAAAGGTTAAAATCCTGTAATCCTGTCCATGAACCTTTATCCGTTAACCAGCTGATTGTCTGCCAGTACGGTATCTTTTGCGCTCATGGGCTGGTGCATCAGGTAGATCACCCGGAACCAGATCAGCACGCAGGGCAGCGCTTTCAGCACGTACGGCTTCACGATTTCGTCGCGCAGGTACCGTGGAAAAAGATCGCTCGGCGACATGACCGTCAGGATAAAGCAACTGATCAGCAGTGTTTTATCGAACCAGGTTTTAGGTGAGCAGAACCACCAGAACATCACACCCGTCACGGCCGTAATGTAGGTTGGCGACTCGGCCACGGGGTTAAAAATTACCTGGAAAATCAGGATCGACGCAATCATCAGCAGCCGAAACTGACGTAGCTCAAACTTCTTAACATGCACGTACACCGTGCAGAATAGCACCACGCCCAGCCCGATAATAACCGACGAGGCAATGTCCGGCGAAATAAACAGGTGGATCAGCCGGTGGATGGACGTATTGGCCCATTTATCCCCGTCGGACTTAATGAACAGTTGTCTCACCCACATTTCGTACTGCCAGTAAAGCCGGTCGAACGAGGTGTACAGAACCGGCAGCACCGCCAGCAAAATACCCCAAACAACCATATAGGCCAGGAAGCGACCTTTCTGCGGATAGAGCAGAAACAGGGCAGCCGCTACCAGACTGTAAATCTTGACGTTGAAACCCAGCATGATAAAGAAAGCCGCCCAGAAATACTGCTTTTTCTCGAAGCACAGAAAAGCAAACAGCGGAATAGCCGCGATCAGCGGATTCGTCTGGCTGTTGGCAATGGACGTAAACAGCTCGTGCAGCGAAAACCAGTAGGCAAACACCTTTTGCTGGTGGGTCAGCGGCATTCGGTAAATGGCGTACACCCAGACGCCCGTGAACAGAAAATGCCATAGAAACAGACCAACCGAGTACGGCAGCAGGAAAACCGGGGAGAAAAAAGCCGCAAACGTTGGTGCGTAGTGGTAATGGTCTTCGTACTGCGCCGGGTATACATTGTACAGGCTCAGCCCGTTGATGAGGTGTTCCAGCGAAAAATAAAAGATCCGGTAATTATTAGCGTCGTGGACGAACACGGTCCGGATACTGATCAGCAACGCAGCCAGGGCGTAGACGGTGAAAATAAACCGAAAATCGCTGAAGATCGGCTTCTTGAAAAAAGTCAGCATGAAATAGAATGGCAAGCAAAACAACAGACGACGGGTAGTAGCTGACTAGTCAGGGAGCTGCTGCACAAAATCGTGCATGGTTGTGAACTCCCCCCTGGGTTTGAGATAACGCAGCAGCGTTTCCACGCGATCCAGCAATGCGTCTTTCGAATGCCGACGCACGTAGGTGGGGATTTTTTCGTACCCCGACAGGTCCGTGAACTCCCAGGGATGCACGTACAGGTTCAGAAAACCGTCGCTTTTCAGCG encodes:
- a CDS encoding NCS2 family permease translates to MPTDTLTASSSPSRRTEVLAGISTFLATMYIIVVNPAILSQTGLPFGGVLTATVLLSFFCSLMMGLYARNPIVVAPGMGLNAFFTFTAVKGMGIRPEVALGAVFWAGVLFLLLSLGNVRTAIVKAIPQPLRYAVSAGIGLFITLIGFENARFIIANPATLVGVASLTDPIVLTFVFGLLLTSVLVVRNVQGAIIIGITLTTLAAWPIGRYWGDASAINLGQKTLVNFQGIWAAPDFSLLGALDLVGSLQWSLWPVIFAFAFTDLFDSLSTFVGVAEAGNLYDKTGPTAGQPRNLSQSMLTDAVATALAGLVGTSPGTSYIESAVGIAQGGRTGLTAIVAGCCFLPFLFLSPLLSVIPSIATAPALVLVGAFMMKPVTRINWEQLDDALPAFLALVLIPFSYSITQGLIWGFLSWTVIKVAVGKRQEVPLGLWIVDAFCLLALVAGH
- a CDS encoding 5'-methylthioadenosine/adenosylhomocysteine nucleosidase, whose amino-acid sequence is MKKLLITSFLFITISQALTAQTYKSRPITGLLGAFGAEVTLVRQSLKKPKTVLVDGVKFTTGMLGKQRVVVAETGIGKVNAAMTTALLLEHFHPERVLFTGIAGGTNPELQPGDIVIGQRTAHHDYVSITDKSQPTRQTRNALSYEFNPMYFPADSNLLSLAQRTAKTVTLEGIPLASGGVSDRPVQVITGTIVTGDAFIASAEKGKTLRADFQADATEMEGAAVAQVCYQINVPHLIIRSLSDRADAEAHIAYDKFYPVAARNSAKLVLAIVRAL
- a CDS encoding amine oxidase; the encoded protein is MTDTSPTQATNPFQSFWWAGYECTDQLNCFGNRVDFLPLTGHLQLLQQDYQDLGPFSIKTVREGIRWSQIEKTAYQYDWSVVETMLTEGKRQGIQQVWDLCHFGYPDDLTPLHPMFARRFAALCRAFVRFYRDRYPDDTLIVTPINEVSFISWLGGDARGTSPYCTRQGWEVKRGLMRAYIEGVAAMREIDPRVRILTTEPLVHMVPPTFATEKEIMDAAIADENQFQSVDMLAGYISSDLGGSPDYLDILGFNYYYNNQWVNKTGTFLGWADAIPDPRWVPFRQLLMKAYRRYEKPIVLTETSHPGVDRPGWIDMIGRECAAVLREGVPLWGVCLYPIVDRPDWDHLDRWHHSGLWDADLSVSPPGRILAEPYAQSLLKAQQTVTDALTTPVKPASDLLVP
- a CDS encoding lipase family protein, yielding MKLSPYLLIFLLVPTLLFGQKLKPGFDKAEYIELMRVFAKQVDTIPANVIPPPTRFKFVYRSPIVGLDNRWDLWTSTDSVAILSIRGTTLNPVGWLENFYAAMVPAKGQLTLTNNYQFDYELAQNPRAAVHIGWLIGTAFLTQDILPKLDSCVRAGVKNVYVLGHSQGGAIAFLLTSHLRQLQRTGKIPAGVQFKTYCSAAPKPGNLYYAYEYEAQTTGGWGLNVVNAADWVPETPITIQTLDDFSNTNPFSNLPEALKKQKFPKNLALKYVFNQLSKPARKARNNYQKYLGKFAGRYVKNNLKEYIPPTFFQSSHYVRTGTTIVLLGDETYYQKFPDSKTNIFAHHLLSPYIYLAEKMK
- a CDS encoding esterase family protein — encoded protein: MQRTYHKWFSPHLDRDMELLVFGHAGTRVLVFPTRRGRFYEYEDFGLVQTLAEKIEKGWLQLYCVDSIDRESIYNRHIHPYHRIRRHEQYEAYILNEVIPLSQQLNPHPFLISHGCSLGAYHAMNIALRHPQQFGKVVALSGRYALSEPIAEFRSLFDDYYDEDIYYNSPNHFLPNLSDPDLLDQLRKLEFVMTIGNEDPFLDSNVQLCEGLRAKGIPHELHIWQGRAHQVEDWKKMVEIYL
- a CDS encoding GDSL-type esterase/lipase family protein translates to MHWYDNEVQQLETKIKQLPPADDRVVFYGSSSIRLWKTLAADFPEQNTVNLGFGGSTLAACAWFFERLVVPANPKAVVFYAGDNDLGDSRLPEEVFLFFRALAEQMRQRLPGVPLAYLTIKISPARWRLAESIRLANKFVSQEISHYPDWQAIDMTAPLLDGNGRPRRELFEADGLHLNPEGYLVWKKALQDQIRIF
- the metX gene encoding homoserine O-acetyltransferase family protein, with the translated sequence MNISYFDYKYRFPLESGEYLPGFRLAYSTQGTLNADGSNVVWVCHALTGNANVNDWWGGMIGTGKYFDPARDFIVCANVLGSCYGSTGPLSDNPETGKPFYHDFPSVTIRDMVGALDLLRQELGIEKIQTCIGGSVGGEQAAEWAILHPSLIDNLILIASSAVASPWSIAFNEAQRMAIEADPTWREKRDDAGANGMKAARAMAMISYRNYDTYGFTQALDNNEQLDDFKAAGYQRYQGEKIADRFNAFTYWVLSKVMDSHNVGRNRGSILNALGQIKARTLVVGIRSDLLFPPTEQQFLARHIPDAVYEEIDSLYGHDGFLIEFRPLANLIRRWMTNVAAQNKPVPDTPVNKVTN
- a CDS encoding DUF721 domain-containing protein codes for the protein MSQPTYRYNRENATRMAGTTSLKDAIGQLLKAYQLQTRFNETYLEAFWGRIMGQSIASRTNRLYVRDRKLFIEIASAPLRNELVNAKQKLIQLVNKDMGTDVIDDVVFI
- a CDS encoding glycosyltransferase family 39 protein encodes the protein MSTRSAILSGFIVAKFVLQYFLILPDYDLHRDEYLHLDQANHLAWGYLSVPPVTSWIALFISGLGRSDLLVRFFPALFGALTILVVWKTVETLKGGLFACVLAATCILFSVLLRLNQLFQPNSLDVLGWTTLYYVAINYIQSTDKRWLYAFAVVFAVGFLNKYNLVFLLIGFIPALLLTPQRALLANRHVYLALLVGLLLISPNLIWQYQNDFPVFHHMKLLAKTQLVNVNRADFLKEQVLFFISSLIVIVAGLYGLLFYKPFQAYRSFFFAFVFTLATFTFLRAKGYYAIGIYPIYVAFGAVFLSVIIQTRWLKVALLVVPLLLFIPIYRVAFPNKTPQEIARNAERYQKLGLLRWEDGKDHELPQDFADMLGWRELAAKVDAAYVRLGDPKTTLVLCDNYGQAGAINYYSKQHINAVTFNADYINWFELDKKYRHLIRVKESAGRATEINETGPLFATAYVADSITNPLARERGTTIFVFQQANVDINSRLAKEIAEERW